The following DNA comes from Tunturibacter psychrotolerans.
GTATGCAGATGAGCGCCCCTAGTGCTCAAGAAACCTGGAGCTGATAGAGCTTCGGAACGCAATGGCACAGTGTGCAAATATCATTCCTCAATCCAACGAATACCAGCTTGTATAAATGCGAAACCGCAGACGTCAGATCGCCGAACGGGAAAGGAGAGATTCAAGTGGCAATTACATCAGACTATTGAGCAGGCCTGAAAGATGGCGCTCAGAAATCAACTGTCCGATATGCCCGGCCAACCGGACAATTTATCAAATAAGTGTAGGCATATTCAGTTGGTGACAGATGGCCGAGTCAGTCAATGAGAGGCAATGTGAGTTTCTTCATTCCAATAGAGCGCAGCGAAGCCTTCGGTCAGAGTCATGCATCTTAATCGTGTGCGAATGGCGGTTCCTGCTCCACTCTGCAGCTAAGAAAGGAAGTGCTTTATGAATTCAATCCATATCGATGCCCTGCGAACGATACTGGCGACCAAGAACGGCACTCTCGTGCCTGGTGCACCTAATGCATTGGCGGCACGTATCATCGTCGACCTCGGGTTCGAGGCGGTTTATTTGACCGGCGCCGGGTGGACCAACATGCATCTGGGCCTGCCGGATCTCGGCTTTATGGATCTAAGCCAGCTCGTGGACCATACGATAGCGATCCGCGGTGTCGTCGATATGCCGTTGATCGTCGACGCTGACACTGGTTTCGGAAATGCGTTGAACGTCGCCCATACCGTCAGGACATTGGAACGTGCGGGAGCAAGTGCGGTGCAACTGGAAGATCAGGTAACGCCAAAGCGTTGCGGGCATTTCTCTGGCAAAGAACTTGTCCGCTCCGAGGAAATGGTTAATAAGGTCAAAGCCGCCGTCGATGCGCGGCGCGAGAATGTCGTCATCATTGCGCGAACCGACGCCCGAGCTGTCGACGGCTTTGAGGCCGCTCTCGAGCGCGCCAGCCGTTACATCGAAGCAGGCGCTGATATGACGTTTGTCGAAGCGCCCGAAGAACTTGACGAGGTCAGCCAGATCCCCACACGGCTCGCAGTTCCGCAGATGCTTAATATGGTCGTTGGTGGCAAGACACCTATTGTTGGGCGCGAGCAAGCCGCAGAGATGGGGTTCAGCCTGATCCTTTACGCGAATGCCGCCCTTCAGGGCGCTGTGCAGGGCATGCAAACCGCGTTGCGGGCGCTCCGTGAAAGAGGCTCGCTCGACGAAGCGTCCGGCCTCGTTGCCACGTTCGTTGAACGCCAGCGCCTCGTCAATAAGCCACAATTTGATGAGATGGAGAGACGCTACGCGCATGCCTAAACGCCGCTATGGAAACCTATACTGACTCAACTTTGAGTGAGCTTCGGATGAACTTCTTCTTGCTGCGAATGAAATCCAGAAATGCCGTCTTCACTACGTCGTCCCGCTCCGGCGACCATGCCATGACCAACTCGATCGTGCCAGTGGGCTTTGTTAGAGGACAGATGGCCAGATCAGAGAAACGGAAATGCTGAAGACTGCTTGGAATCAACGTCACACCTTCCCCCGCCTGGATTAGAGTGAGAACGCTCGAAATTAAATTGGACGTCTGCGCGATCTTTGGTACAAATCCGGCCTGAGCACAGAGCGCAATGATCTTGTCGAATATCGTTGGCGCTGCGCTTCGATCGCACACGACGAACCGTTCGTCAGCCAGTGCAGCAAGTTGGAGAGGCCTGCCTGCTTGTCGATGACCTGCTGGCAGCACCGCTACCAGCGGATCCATATAGAGCATTTCGGAACGCAATTGCCTGTCATAGGGAGGTTCAAGAGGCCGCGTGAACGCCACGTCGATCATCCCTTTGAGGAGCGCCTCTGACTGCGTCACAGACATCATCTCCATCAGGGATAAGTGCACGCCGGGGTACAGCTCCCGGAACGCGCGAATGACACCGGGAAAGAATGTGCCGGTTCCCCATATAAGGAAACCTATCGAGAGCGAGCCGATCTCTCCCCGCGCCGTGCGTTGCGCCACGTCCACGGCTCGATCGGCCCCCGCCAGCAATCGACGTGCCTCCTCAAGAAATTTCTCCCCGGCAGGAGTGAGGCTCACTCGGGATTGCGCGCGATTGAACAGTGTCACGCCAATCTCCTGCTCGAGATCCCGGATCTGTGCGCTGATCGATGATTGAGAAGTATGCAGCGCTCGTGCCGCGCGATTGAATCCATTCCAGTCTGCGACCGCACAGAAATAGCGAAGATGCCGCAATTCCATAGACTTACCCCTATCTCTATTATAGAACGCTCCGTTCGAAACAAAGCGTCGCTACCTATCGCTCAAAACCTAATCTATTTGATTGTCGGTTCCGCGCAAGAACAAATACCGGACTGCCACGGCTACGACGATGAACCTTCTTCCTTTGGAGGGAACGACCGATCATGTGGATCATAAAATTGCGCTCACGCGGCCTTATATCTTCATCATGCTCCGCACTGCTGATTCTTGTCCCCAGCTTTCCGAACATCGACATTCCTCGTGGTGTCGATGGCATTCGGCGGAAGAGATACTGCGCATCTTTCAAAACCGTTATGCGGGCGGCGTCCTGCGGGTCAAAGCTCTAGGAAGAGACTGGAGCACAGCGAAACTTTCAAAACTCTAGAGCAAAGATCTCATCTCTCACGCAACAACAAAAATCGAAAGGAAAAAAGATGACCACAGCATTCATTGGTTTGGATTACATACACGATATCGTGCACCCAGATGGCAAGATCTCACACACTGCAGAGCATGCACTTAGCCGCGGCGTAATCGAGAAGGCGAATCGCGCCCTCGCGATAGCTCGTGGCAAGGGCTGGTTGACGATTCTTGTTAAGGTCGGTTTTGCGAAGGGTTATGTCGACCATCCGAAGCACTCCCCGTTCTTCGGGCGGCTGCATGAGATCAAGGCGCTTGAGATGGGATCGCCGGGATTGGACTTTCATCCCGACATCCGTGACGAACTTGCTGACCTGGTGATTGTGAAACCGCGCATCAGCGCTTTTTATGGCACATCGCTGGATGCCGCGCTGCGCGCGCGTAAAGTGGACCGAGTAGTCGTGGCGGGTGTGAGCACAGCGTGGGCGGTTCAGAGCACGGTGCGCGATGCGCATGATCGCGACTACGAGGTGTACGTGCTTGAGGACGCTTGTGCGGCGGCGACTGAGGCGCAGCATGACTCCTCAATGGAGTTGCTGGGCGCGATTGCCAAGGTGATCCGAGAGAATGATCTGGAAGGTCTCTCGTGAGTCCGAAACTACGCTACGGGTTCGAGGTAGATCGCGTAGCGGTCGCGCGTTCCGTGATGGTGCTCGCTCCCATTGTTTTGCTGGCTTTGATTTCCGGCAAGAGCATTTGGTTAAGCACTGCGATTGTGACCATCTCTAGCTTTATCGCCATGGAACGATCGGGACTGGCGCCGCTTGGCGTGGTTCTGCATGGCCTGGCAATTTCTGTCGGCTACATCGCCCTTCTGGCGTCGCAGGCCACGCCTTCGTTGTTTGTGGCCTGCTGCGCCTTGCTCGCGGTGGCTCCGATTCGATTGCCAGGACAGGATGAGAGGTTGCGATCGGCGGGGAGCTTCACGTTTATTCCGTCACTTTACCTAGCCTGCGAAACAGAAGAGTGGAGTATGCGGGGAACTCCGCTGCATCGCGGGGTGCACTTTCTTCCGATGATGCTCGTGGCTCTAGTGCCGGTTCTTGTGCTATCGGCAATGGAGCATTTGAAGGATCGCGTTGCCGATACGAGCTATCGACAGCATTTCGGGAGAATGCTTCGGTGGGAGATGGAAAATGGGGCGCAGCCGTATGCCGAGGCTATGATTACGGTGATTCTTGCCGTAGCAGTCGCAGCCGCTACAGTTGTGTGGCGGCATCTGGATCATGGGCAATGGGTAATATGGTCGGCTGCCAGTGTCATCACGGGGGACCTTGCCAGCGGGCGCAAAAAGATGTGGGACCGACTAGCGGGCGCCACGATTGGTGTTCCAGTAGGAATTGGCGCAGGGCTTTTGCTACCTCACGGCCACTTTGCGTATGGATTGGTGTCCCTCGCC
Coding sequences within:
- a CDS encoding isochorismatase family cysteine hydrolase, coding for MTTAFIGLDYIHDIVHPDGKISHTAEHALSRGVIEKANRALAIARGKGWLTILVKVGFAKGYVDHPKHSPFFGRLHEIKALEMGSPGLDFHPDIRDELADLVIVKPRISAFYGTSLDAALRARKVDRVVVAGVSTAWAVQSTVRDAHDRDYEVYVLEDACAAATEAQHDSSMELLGAIAKVIRENDLEGLS
- a CDS encoding FUSC family protein; translation: MSPKLRYGFEVDRVAVARSVMVLAPIVLLALISGKSIWLSTAIVTISSFIAMERSGLAPLGVVLHGLAISVGYIALLASQATPSLFVACCALLAVAPIRLPGQDERLRSAGSFTFIPSLYLACETEEWSMRGTPLHRGVHFLPMMLVALVPVLVLSAMEHLKDRVADTSYRQHFGRMLRWEMENGAQPYAEAMITVILAVAVAAATVVWRHLDHGQWVIWSAASVITGDLASGRKKMWDRLAGATIGVPVGIGAGLLLPHGHFAYGLVSLAGILTLVALRPYVFAFGTRCACVSLALVLTGETALTAAERASHVFLGGLIGIALTIGVRIVERGTIRRKVMWTRLCAVCKTLMTKLRLWIRSSGGRCSNCNRQCLFEGNIGNYHNPRADRPALEVIGEFTTCAAKLYWIALVLTGDEKTAARATESGIDGVANSRTVFGDWLCAWSVRDVIEACVALREEDLRIEEARAYIGVRNGSKDRPSQCS
- a CDS encoding LysR substrate-binding domain-containing protein, which translates into the protein MELRHLRYFCAVADWNGFNRAARALHTSQSSISAQIRDLEQEIGVTLFNRAQSRVSLTPAGEKFLEEARRLLAGADRAVDVAQRTARGEIGSLSIGFLIWGTGTFFPGVIRAFRELYPGVHLSLMEMMSVTQSEALLKGMIDVAFTRPLEPPYDRQLRSEMLYMDPLVAVLPAGHRQAGRPLQLAALADERFVVCDRSAAPTIFDKIIALCAQAGFVPKIAQTSNLISSVLTLIQAGEGVTLIPSSLQHFRFSDLAICPLTKPTGTIELVMAWSPERDDVVKTAFLDFIRSKKKFIRSSLKVESV
- a CDS encoding isocitrate lyase/PEP mutase family protein, whose product is MNSIHIDALRTILATKNGTLVPGAPNALAARIIVDLGFEAVYLTGAGWTNMHLGLPDLGFMDLSQLVDHTIAIRGVVDMPLIVDADTGFGNALNVAHTVRTLERAGASAVQLEDQVTPKRCGHFSGKELVRSEEMVNKVKAAVDARRENVVIIARTDARAVDGFEAALERASRYIEAGADMTFVEAPEELDEVSQIPTRLAVPQMLNMVVGGKTPIVGREQAAEMGFSLILYANAALQGAVQGMQTALRALRERGSLDEASGLVATFVERQRLVNKPQFDEMERRYAHA